One region of Acidobacteriota bacterium genomic DNA includes:
- a CDS encoding zinc dependent phospholipase C family protein: protein MNRRSVFLMTLAVFALSACFQADALAWKPKTHSFLGYRLVKECNDHGGWVEVPPYGYFKVPAEHLELITTYNAYFMGGTVGPDAYADIYIGQAFIHPREGTTSGEWVKYLWDKACALPEGSETTDEPAGAYLPLNTGRGSQMLEDVAIERTASRLTRTQYKKACKAFVLGMMVHGACDLFGHTWVNSWAGGPFPKVTDGITSAEAQNIARHMLVETYVDQKIGWSADGGCSPRMFSLRAILFNGSVASGFNPLFQKTGFPKHLDVFIRLRQSLGDAIGRLNPGDWFQNLIRTYCINWVADIDTGLSAWVYANAEVGRLVTQGKLVLSDDEKGENGYDAVDVLQAWADQYLSSMCGEPDILVALDELFSDVMDYLAYLDPLAALKEEIKDRVLEWLCEEITGQDPDTLAAWMKNPANYIKEPLFPPNALARINGELGNFGSAGMDCWDNADENLLHNFEPFYNSLAMSKLVLIGHAGADELLTRALNRPVSQFNTNEGRKHPLVEFIGSFDESDWFKTAGFPLWGNTEYRGQVFHLLFAGFLDVSIANPAITSASLAFRKYAPLENLPLSPWYSAASGVVSNMWKFPTQVCLSTSSTVPLEGFVTGANHRLLFRGDIPSGSRNTFFTADLSGPGEIRAFVRAKGDLFPKGKPAAKVRYEFPDWRHWEPDYACHYAYDWDPEGEYNVNFPMHPYVHYSLLPHFCFRKLDQAVVHANWREGDAQMNLGDCNGPHWSFPLIPDILTNRYLDWANLTLENFGYSGYGDIFGWHRLYCGYYSNDDRLLIPGQEVKTTLLERTVNADEIHVNAVNFSGEIAPGQSTQGVLNQVKTEPGALSLISHPGCETTSAWAVNDPDEVLATSWPFFSGEHGLVAIDGRFDTDDMQSIDSWVKHRLLKGIKTRIVGGSGLLPPECRDLAAPARHDSLFTTRTVAYAPQPTTASVLSAVRSGYSYVSTGPDIAIYLLPYKRVNNVWTDGSFLHMGQTLYTATSIEPLRDKGDLYVLVPNLQDNPNLDIVVYKGTVGGTETVVPDSCYLGAHIWQVDVKPGLYYRAEVRSVINPRKRALTNPIWIDFFPPVSFTP, encoded by the coding sequence ATGAACCGACGATCCGTATTTCTGATGACCCTGGCCGTTTTCGCCCTCTCGGCCTGCTTTCAGGCGGACGCCCTCGCCTGGAAGCCCAAGACCCACTCCTTCCTGGGATACCGGCTGGTGAAGGAGTGCAACGACCACGGCGGCTGGGTGGAGGTCCCGCCCTATGGCTACTTCAAGGTCCCGGCCGAGCATCTGGAACTCATCACCACCTACAACGCCTACTTCATGGGCGGCACCGTGGGGCCCGACGCCTACGCCGACATCTACATCGGCCAGGCCTTCATCCACCCCCGGGAGGGGACGACCTCCGGCGAGTGGGTGAAGTACCTGTGGGACAAGGCCTGCGCCCTTCCGGAGGGCAGCGAGACCACCGACGAGCCCGCGGGGGCCTACCTCCCCCTCAACACGGGCCGGGGGTCCCAGATGCTCGAGGACGTGGCCATCGAGCGCACCGCGTCGCGGCTGACCCGCACTCAGTACAAAAAAGCCTGCAAGGCTTTCGTGCTGGGCATGATGGTCCACGGGGCCTGCGACCTCTTCGGGCACACCTGGGTGAACAGCTGGGCCGGCGGCCCTTTTCCCAAGGTCACCGACGGGATCACGTCCGCGGAGGCTCAGAACATCGCCCGCCACATGCTGGTGGAAACCTACGTGGACCAGAAGATCGGCTGGTCTGCCGACGGGGGCTGCTCCCCCCGGATGTTCTCCCTCCGGGCCATCCTCTTCAACGGGTCCGTCGCCTCCGGGTTCAACCCGCTGTTCCAGAAGACCGGTTTCCCCAAGCACCTCGACGTGTTCATACGGCTGCGACAATCGCTGGGGGACGCCATCGGACGGCTGAACCCCGGTGACTGGTTCCAGAACCTGATCCGGACGTACTGCATCAACTGGGTCGCCGACATCGACACCGGGCTCAGCGCCTGGGTTTACGCCAACGCGGAGGTGGGCCGCCTCGTCACCCAGGGGAAGCTCGTGTTGAGCGACGACGAGAAGGGGGAGAACGGCTACGACGCCGTGGACGTCCTGCAGGCCTGGGCGGACCAGTACCTGTCCAGCATGTGCGGGGAGCCGGACATCCTGGTGGCCCTGGACGAGTTGTTCAGCGACGTCATGGACTACCTGGCGTACCTGGACCCGCTCGCCGCCCTGAAGGAGGAGATCAAGGACCGGGTGCTGGAATGGCTCTGCGAGGAGATCACCGGCCAGGATCCCGACACGCTGGCGGCCTGGATGAAGAACCCCGCCAACTATATCAAGGAACCCCTCTTCCCGCCCAACGCCCTGGCCCGGATCAACGGGGAGCTGGGGAACTTCGGTTCCGCGGGGATGGACTGCTGGGACAACGCGGACGAGAACCTGCTCCACAACTTCGAGCCGTTCTACAACAGCCTCGCCATGTCGAAGCTGGTGCTCATCGGCCATGCCGGGGCCGACGAACTGCTCACCCGCGCCCTGAACCGCCCCGTGAGCCAGTTCAACACCAACGAGGGGCGAAAACACCCGCTCGTGGAGTTCATCGGCAGCTTCGACGAGAGCGACTGGTTCAAGACCGCGGGGTTCCCGCTCTGGGGGAACACCGAGTACCGGGGCCAGGTCTTCCACCTGCTCTTCGCCGGGTTCCTGGACGTGTCCATCGCGAACCCGGCCATCACCAGCGCCTCCCTGGCGTTCCGGAAGTACGCGCCTCTGGAGAACCTCCCGTTGTCGCCCTGGTACAGCGCCGCCAGCGGGGTGGTCTCCAACATGTGGAAGTTTCCGACCCAGGTCTGCCTGAGCACCAGCTCCACGGTCCCCCTGGAAGGCTTCGTGACGGGGGCCAACCACCGGCTCCTCTTCCGGGGGGACATCCCCTCGGGGTCACGGAACACCTTCTTCACGGCCGACCTGTCCGGACCGGGGGAGATCCGGGCCTTCGTCCGGGCCAAGGGGGACCTCTTCCCCAAGGGGAAGCCGGCGGCGAAAGTGCGGTACGAGTTCCCCGACTGGCGTCACTGGGAACCTGACTACGCCTGCCACTACGCCTACGACTGGGACCCGGAGGGGGAATACAATGTCAATTTCCCCATGCACCCTTACGTCCACTACAGTCTGCTCCCTCACTTCTGCTTCCGGAAGCTCGACCAGGCGGTGGTTCACGCGAACTGGCGGGAGGGAGACGCCCAGATGAACCTCGGGGACTGCAACGGGCCGCACTGGAGCTTCCCGCTCATCCCGGACATCCTGACCAACCGTTACCTGGACTGGGCCAACCTCACGCTGGAAAACTTCGGCTACTCGGGGTACGGCGACATCTTCGGCTGGCACCGGCTCTACTGCGGCTATTACTCCAACGACGACCGCCTGCTCATCCCCGGCCAGGAAGTGAAGACCACCCTGCTGGAGCGCACGGTGAACGCCGACGAGATCCACGTGAACGCGGTCAACTTCTCCGGCGAGATCGCGCCGGGTCAATCCACCCAGGGGGTGCTCAACCAGGTGAAGACGGAGCCGGGGGCGCTCTCCCTGATCAGCCACCCGGGATGCGAGACCACGAGCGCCTGGGCGGTGAACGACCCGGACGAAGTCCTGGCGACCTCCTGGCCCTTTTTCTCCGGGGAGCACGGCCTCGTCGCCATCGACGGCCGCTTCGACACGGACGACATGCAGAGCATCGACAGCTGGGTGAAACACCGGCTGCTGAAGGGCATCAAGACCCGGATCGTGGGCGGGAGCGGCCTGCTTCCCCCCGAGTGCCGTGACCTCGCCGCCCCGGCACGCCACGACAGCCTCTTCACCACCCGGACGGTGGCCTACGCGCCCCAACCCACGACCGCCTCCGTCCTGAGCGCCGTCAGGTCCGGCTACAGCTACGTCTCCACCGGCCCCGACATCGCCATCTACCTGCTCCCGTACAAGCGGGTGAACAACGTCTGGACCGACGGGAGCTTCCTCCACATGGGGCAGACGCTGTACACCGCCACCAGCATCGAACCCCTCCGCGACAAGGGGGATCTCTACGTCCTGGTCCCCAACCTTCAGGACAACCCCAACCTCGACATCGTGGTCTACAAGGGGACCGTCGGCGGAACGGAAACCGTCGTCCCCGACAGTTGCTACCTTGGGGCCCACATCTGGCAGGTGGACGTGAAGCCGGGCCTGTACTACCGGGCCGAGGTCCGGTCGGTCATCAACCCGCGGAAACGGGCCCTGACCAACCCCATCTGGATCGACTTTTTCCCGCCCGTCTCGTTCACCCCGTGA
- a CDS encoding CocE/NonD family hydrolase — MLSRHRFTRVLLFSLCVAGGALPAGTGAGAGPSSPRGLTWTAVSIPTRDGKALAADVHTFDGATPVPRPVILIQTPYNKNFYRAMAGFPPQSGGMFPLSADYHYVVLDWRGFYGSSAAAVPGYDRGLDGYDAVEWVAAQPWCDGRVGTWGSSALGYIQFQTARHRPPHLVCCVPRVKDFLFKYSDYYFGGDYRKEHVESLEKLGLTDAGFILAHPMRDAFWALMEANSDMAAEIAVPCYVIGGWFDHFPDDVLRCFRDLREGSAAPAREQHRLLFGPWLHGEVDRAEQGILTFPAAAGVAEAKTVRFWDYHLRNVANGWVAEPPVTFYQVGADAWVAGESWSDRARVETALYLQPGGTLTGSPPPSDGAPERFTYDPADPTPALGGSRFDPFAPDLPVGPQDLGPVESRPDVRTWSTPSLAVPLRINGSVKAGLFFSSDRTDTDLCVRLTDVHPDGRSIILAQGIRRLRFRDGFTAEHLMAPGAVYEVEVTLQDLALTVLPGHRLRIAVCSADYPHFDLNRNDGGPLYVAGPAWPAVNTVYQDAARPSRLRVSQPHPGDVDGDGRRTAADLVLLSAFLAGNVPDLPPGGSGGDADGDGRVTAADLAAILH, encoded by the coding sequence TTGTTATCGCGACACCGCTTCACCCGGGTGCTGCTGTTTTCCCTGTGCGTCGCCGGCGGGGCGCTGCCGGCCGGGACGGGCGCCGGCGCGGGGCCCTCCTCCCCGCGCGGGCTCACCTGGACCGCCGTGTCCATTCCCACCCGGGACGGGAAGGCCCTGGCGGCGGACGTCCACACCTTCGACGGGGCCACCCCCGTCCCCCGGCCGGTGATCCTGATCCAAACGCCCTACAACAAGAACTTCTACCGGGCCATGGCGGGTTTTCCGCCCCAGAGCGGCGGGATGTTCCCCCTCTCGGCGGACTACCACTACGTGGTGCTGGACTGGCGGGGCTTCTACGGGTCCTCGGCCGCCGCCGTCCCCGGCTACGACCGCGGGCTTGACGGCTACGACGCCGTGGAGTGGGTCGCCGCCCAACCCTGGTGCGACGGCCGCGTGGGGACCTGGGGCTCCTCCGCCCTGGGCTACATCCAGTTCCAGACCGCCCGGCACCGCCCGCCCCACCTGGTCTGCTGCGTCCCGCGGGTCAAGGATTTCCTGTTCAAGTACTCCGATTACTACTTCGGCGGCGACTACCGGAAAGAGCACGTGGAGAGCCTGGAAAAGCTCGGCCTGACGGACGCCGGCTTCATCCTCGCCCACCCGATGCGGGACGCCTTCTGGGCGCTCATGGAAGCCAATTCCGACATGGCGGCGGAGATCGCCGTCCCCTGCTACGTCATCGGCGGCTGGTTCGACCACTTCCCCGACGACGTCCTCCGCTGCTTCCGCGACCTCCGGGAAGGCAGCGCGGCGCCGGCCCGGGAACAGCACCGCCTCCTCTTCGGCCCCTGGCTCCACGGGGAGGTGGACCGGGCGGAGCAGGGAATTCTGACCTTCCCCGCAGCCGCCGGCGTGGCGGAGGCGAAAACCGTGCGCTTCTGGGACTACCATTTGCGGAACGTCGCCAACGGGTGGGTCGCGGAGCCGCCCGTCACCTTCTACCAGGTGGGGGCCGACGCCTGGGTCGCCGGCGAGAGCTGGTCCGACCGTGCGCGGGTGGAGACGGCCCTCTACCTCCAACCCGGCGGGACGCTGACCGGGTCGCCCCCGCCGTCGGACGGCGCCCCGGAGCGTTTCACCTACGACCCCGCCGACCCGACCCCGGCCCTGGGCGGGTCCCGATTCGACCCCTTCGCCCCGGACCTCCCGGTGGGCCCCCAGGACCTGGGACCGGTGGAGAGCCGGCCGGACGTGCGAACCTGGTCGACGCCGTCCCTGGCCGTCCCCCTCCGGATCAACGGCAGCGTGAAAGCCGGCCTGTTCTTCTCCTCCGACCGGACGGACACCGACCTCTGCGTCCGGCTCACCGATGTCCACCCCGACGGGCGGTCGATCATCCTGGCCCAGGGGATCCGGCGCCTGCGCTTCCGGGACGGCTTCACGGCGGAGCACCTGATGGCGCCGGGCGCGGTTTACGAGGTGGAGGTGACGCTCCAGGACCTGGCGCTGACGGTCCTGCCGGGTCACCGCCTGCGGATCGCGGTCTGCTCCGCCGACTACCCGCACTTCGATCTGAACCGCAACGACGGCGGGCCCCTGTACGTCGCGGGGCCCGCGTGGCCGGCCGTAAACACCGTCTACCAGGACGCGGCCCGCCCGTCCCGCCTGCGGGTGTCGCAACCCCACCCCGGGGACGTGGACGGCGACGGCCGGCGCACGGCCGCCGACCTCGTCCTTCTGTCCGCCTTCCTGGCCGGGAACGTCCCCGACCTGCCCCCCGGCGGCTCCGGCGGCGACGCCGACGGCGACGGCCGCGTCACCGCCGCCGACCTGGCCGCCATCCTTCACTGA
- a CDS encoding xanthine dehydrogenase family protein, which produces MSKSYRHVGQSVRRGDVEAKIRGTAGFGVDITPPGCLWGRVVRANAPHGRMKKIAFDPAFDWAGFTRLTADDVPGKKILPYFLQDQPFLAFDTVKFPGDPVALLAHEDPDALERALSHVHVEVEPLPAAFTIEDSLALEAALWEGDNVFWEVLISKGDPGPVLTGPGVTVFDEVYETGSQEQLYLEPQNVIAFNEDGRIRILGSIQCPYYVKPGVEAALGEPVDVEQSTTGGAFGGKEDYPTLLAAWAAMLAKKSGRTVKMVFDRDEDFAYTTKRHPSRTRVRSAVGPDGKLLAMDIDFALDAGAYCTLSPVVLSRGALHAGSAYLCPNLRILGRAVATNTPPTGAFRGFGAPQGLFAVERHMDVMAHRLGRDPLEFRRLNLLRNGDTNATGQLFRWEKNLHGVLDRALELSRFEETRKAAEENNRSDAWRKRGVGLSLFFHGSGFTGSGETKMRSVARLEADPEGFVVIRVSSVEMGQGARTVLAQMVAETMGIGLDQVRYPNPDTARVPNTGPTVASRTTAVVGGILVKAAEALRRRIEDVTGRVWEDGEGFARTLRAVPYGIVPLAEDAVYEPPPGLVWDEETFRGEAYADYAWACYVAEVEADLRDYTVTVKTFTAVQDVGTVIHPELARGQVEGGVVQGIGWTLTEKVHFKDGRVLNPGFSDYIILTPADLPELRVDFVQNPSPHGGYGAKGLGELPMDGPAPAILAALHQALGREFNRIPLTPSDLFRELETDGKS; this is translated from the coding sequence ATGAGCAAATCGTACAGGCATGTCGGGCAGTCGGTGAGGCGGGGTGACGTGGAGGCCAAGATCCGGGGGACGGCCGGCTTCGGCGTGGACATCACCCCGCCGGGCTGCCTGTGGGGACGGGTCGTCCGGGCGAATGCGCCGCACGGGCGGATGAAGAAAATCGCCTTCGACCCCGCCTTCGACTGGGCCGGGTTCACCCGGCTGACGGCGGACGACGTCCCGGGGAAGAAAATCCTCCCTTACTTCCTCCAGGACCAGCCCTTCCTGGCGTTCGACACGGTGAAGTTCCCGGGCGACCCCGTGGCGCTGCTGGCCCACGAGGACCCGGACGCCCTGGAGAGGGCCCTGTCCCATGTCCACGTCGAGGTGGAGCCGCTCCCCGCCGCCTTCACCATCGAGGACTCCCTGGCGCTCGAGGCCGCCCTCTGGGAGGGGGACAACGTCTTCTGGGAGGTCCTCATCTCCAAGGGCGACCCGGGGCCGGTCCTGACGGGGCCGGGCGTCACCGTCTTCGACGAGGTCTACGAGACCGGGTCCCAGGAGCAGCTCTACCTCGAACCCCAGAACGTCATCGCCTTCAACGAGGACGGGCGGATCCGCATCCTGGGGAGCATCCAGTGCCCCTACTACGTGAAACCCGGCGTGGAGGCCGCGCTGGGCGAACCCGTGGACGTGGAGCAGTCCACCACCGGCGGCGCCTTCGGCGGCAAGGAGGACTACCCCACGCTCCTGGCGGCGTGGGCGGCCATGCTGGCGAAGAAGTCGGGGCGGACCGTGAAGATGGTTTTCGACCGGGACGAGGACTTCGCCTACACCACCAAGCGGCACCCCTCCCGGACCCGCGTCCGCTCCGCCGTGGGGCCGGACGGGAAGCTCCTGGCCATGGACATCGACTTTGCCCTGGACGCCGGCGCCTACTGCACCCTCTCGCCGGTGGTCCTCTCGCGCGGCGCCCTCCACGCGGGGAGCGCCTACCTCTGCCCGAACCTGCGCATCCTGGGGCGGGCGGTGGCCACCAACACCCCGCCCACGGGCGCGTTCCGCGGGTTCGGCGCCCCCCAGGGCCTCTTCGCCGTGGAGCGCCACATGGACGTCATGGCCCACCGCCTGGGCCGCGACCCCTTGGAATTCCGGCGCCTGAACCTGTTGCGCAACGGCGACACCAACGCCACCGGGCAGCTCTTCCGGTGGGAGAAGAACCTCCACGGCGTCCTGGACCGCGCCCTCGAGCTTTCCCGCTTCGAGGAGACCCGAAAGGCCGCGGAGGAGAACAACCGCTCCGACGCGTGGCGCAAGCGAGGTGTGGGCCTTTCCCTGTTCTTCCACGGGAGCGGGTTCACCGGCAGCGGCGAGACCAAGATGCGGAGCGTTGCCCGGCTGGAGGCGGACCCGGAAGGGTTCGTCGTCATCCGCGTGTCCAGCGTGGAGATGGGGCAGGGGGCCCGGACGGTCCTGGCCCAGATGGTGGCCGAGACCATGGGGATCGGCCTCGACCAGGTCCGCTACCCCAACCCCGACACGGCCCGGGTCCCCAACACGGGCCCCACGGTGGCGTCGCGCACCACGGCCGTGGTGGGCGGCATCCTGGTGAAGGCCGCGGAGGCCCTCCGCCGGCGCATCGAGGACGTCACGGGGCGTGTCTGGGAGGACGGCGAGGGCTTTGCCCGGACCCTTCGGGCGGTCCCGTACGGCATCGTGCCCCTGGCGGAGGACGCGGTCTACGAGCCGCCGCCGGGGCTGGTCTGGGACGAGGAGACCTTCCGCGGCGAGGCCTACGCCGACTACGCCTGGGCCTGCTACGTGGCCGAGGTGGAGGCGGACCTGCGGGACTACACCGTGACGGTGAAAACCTTCACCGCCGTCCAGGACGTGGGCACCGTCATCCACCCCGAGCTGGCCCGCGGGCAGGTGGAAGGGGGCGTGGTGCAGGGGATCGGCTGGACGCTCACCGAGAAGGTCCACTTCAAGGACGGCCGGGTCCTCAACCCCGGGTTCTCCGACTACATCATCCTGACCCCCGCGGACCTTCCCGAACTCCGGGTGGACTTCGTCCAGAACCCGTCCCCTCACGGGGGGTATGGGGCCAAAGGGCTCGGCGAACTCCCCATGGACGGCCCGGCGCCGGCCATCCTGGCCGCCCTGCACCAGGCCCTGGGCCGGGAGTTCAACCGCATCCCCCTGACCCCGTCCGACCTGTTCCGGGAGCTGGAGACGGACGGAAAATCGTGA
- a CDS encoding PIN domain-containing protein, with the protein MGRLSEFFGKKIYLDTNVLIYALEGFPDYSGVLTALFQAVDQELLRAFTSELTIAEVLVKPFIDRNREREHAYLELFDGSGPLHVEPVTRSILIEAARLRALHPLRLPDEIHLATAFFSECSFFITNDFRINPVSGLDVIRLSEL; encoded by the coding sequence GTGGGAAGATTGAGCGAGTTCTTCGGGAAAAAGATCTATCTCGATACAAACGTATTGATCTATGCACTCGAAGGGTTCCCGGATTATTCCGGAGTTCTGACGGCTCTGTTCCAGGCGGTCGATCAGGAGCTTTTGAGGGCTTTCACCAGCGAGTTGACCATTGCGGAAGTGTTGGTGAAGCCATTCATTGATCGAAACCGGGAGAGGGAACATGCCTATCTGGAACTCTTTGACGGTTCCGGGCCCCTTCACGTCGAACCGGTTACCCGCAGCATCCTGATCGAGGCCGCCCGATTGCGGGCTTTGCACCCCCTTCGCCTTCCGGATGAAATTCACCTGGCAACCGCTTTTTTTTCAGAGTGTTCTTTCTTTATCACCAATGATTTCCGCATCAACCCCGTCTCCGGTCTGGATGTCATCCGTTTAAGCGAACTGTAA
- the lpxD gene encoding UDP-3-O-(3-hydroxymyristoyl)glucosamine N-acyltransferase — MRLSEIARLTGCEHVGEDCGIVGVSDLKQPEPGTIAYADSTVNVRRLLASPVAALLVGPGSACEGKPHLRAANPRLALARLLGCFQRPSSLRKEVYPGAYVEEGAKIGRDVAILPFACVMAGAEIGDGSELHAGVYVGPNARVGKGCVLKAGVVVGDGVVLGDRVIAHPNAVIGGDGFGYAPDGATLVKIPQIGTIEVGDDAEIGACTTIDRATLGRTVIGKGTKIDNLVQIGHNVTVGENTVIISQVGIAGSTRIGNSCILAGQAGITDHAVIEDRVVIGAMAGIESKHVKAGSVLLGAPARDHMETKRIFACFPRLPDLLKRVAALEQKLRELEGESSGRTDLESPAADREHRVL; from the coding sequence ATGAGATTATCCGAGATCGCCCGTCTGACGGGTTGCGAACACGTGGGGGAGGACTGCGGGATTGTCGGCGTTTCGGACCTGAAGCAGCCGGAACCGGGCACCATCGCCTACGCCGACAGCACCGTCAACGTCCGCCGGCTCCTGGCGAGCCCCGTGGCGGCGCTCCTGGTGGGGCCCGGCAGCGCCTGCGAGGGGAAACCCCACCTGCGGGCGGCCAACCCCCGGCTGGCCCTGGCGCGCTTGCTGGGGTGCTTCCAGCGACCGTCGAGCCTGCGGAAGGAGGTCTACCCCGGCGCCTACGTCGAGGAGGGCGCGAAAATCGGGCGGGACGTCGCCATCCTCCCCTTCGCCTGCGTGATGGCGGGCGCCGAGATCGGCGACGGGAGCGAGCTTCACGCCGGCGTGTACGTCGGCCCAAACGCCCGGGTGGGGAAGGGGTGCGTCCTCAAGGCGGGGGTGGTCGTCGGCGACGGCGTGGTCCTGGGGGACCGGGTGATCGCCCACCCCAACGCCGTCATCGGCGGCGACGGCTTCGGCTACGCCCCGGACGGCGCGACCCTCGTCAAGATCCCCCAGATCGGCACCATCGAGGTGGGGGACGACGCGGAGATCGGCGCCTGCACCACCATCGACCGGGCCACCCTGGGCCGGACCGTGATCGGGAAGGGGACCAAGATCGACAACCTGGTGCAGATCGGCCACAACGTCACCGTGGGGGAGAACACCGTCATCATCTCCCAGGTGGGGATCGCGGGGAGCACCCGCATCGGGAACTCCTGCATCCTGGCGGGGCAGGCGGGGATCACCGACCACGCCGTCATCGAGGACCGGGTCGTCATCGGCGCCATGGCGGGGATCGAGTCGAAGCACGTCAAGGCCGGGAGCGTCCTCCTGGGGGCCCCCGCCCGGGACCACATGGAGACGAAGCGCATCTTCGCCTGCTTCCCGCGCCTGCCGGACCTGCTGAAACGGGTGGCGGCCCTGGAGCAGAAATTGCGGGAATTGGAGGGGGAGAGTTCCGGGCGAACCGACCTGGAATCCCCGGCGGCGGATCGGGAACATCGAGTTTTATGA
- a CDS encoding plasmid stabilization protein, with protein sequence MATLNIQNLPTEVHARPRLRAARANRSMEAEARAILTESCRPEEDARPRESLAEWVNRLYGGQKPSGVVDAFLAERREETGDE encoded by the coding sequence ATGGCGACCCTGAATATCCAGAATCTCCCAACGGAGGTCCATGCGCGGCCGAGGCTCCGGGCGGCCCGGGCCAATCGGAGCATGGAGGCGGAGGCCCGGGCGATCCTGACCGAGTCCTGCCGTCCGGAAGAGGATGCCCGGCCTCGTGAATCGCTTGCGGAGTGGGTTAATCGCCTCTACGGCGGGCAAAAGCCCTCGGGCGTCGTGGACGCTTTCCTCGCGGAACGGCGGGAAGAGACGGGGGACGAATGA